Proteins encoded together in one Salvelinus namaycush isolate Seneca chromosome 26, SaNama_1.0, whole genome shotgun sequence window:
- the LOC120021819 gene encoding LIM/homeobox protein Lhx3-like — MLLEHPGSSCQNPGNFSRHSAGQEIPVCAGCNQHIVDRFILKVLDRHWHSKCLKCSDCQSQLADKCFSREDRVYCKEDFFKRFGTKCAACQQGIPPTQVVRRAQDFVYHLHCFACIVCKRQLATGDEYYLMEDSRLVCKADYETAKQREADSTAKRPRTTITAKQLETLKNAYNNSPKPARHVREQLSSETGLDMRVVQVWFQNRRAKEKRLKKDAGRQRWGQYFRNMKRSRGSSKSDKDSIQEEGMDSDAEVSFTDEPPMSELSHSNGIYSGLSESSLAMGGRQESSHGPFPLEHGVLQSQDQYHNIRSSSPYGLPQSPGSLQALPRHQPPISSLVYPDSGLSIMTQGGAPGLNPGMRGVLGGANGPSSDLSTGSSGGYPDFPASPASWLDEVDHGQF; from the exons aGATTCCTGTATGCGCGGGCTGTAATCAACACATCGTGGACCGCTTCATCCTCAAAGTGCTGGACCGTCATTGGCACAGCAAGTGCCTGAAATGCAGCGACTGCCAATCCCAACTAGCGGACAAGTGCTTCAGCCGGGAAGATAGAGTCTACTGCAAAGAAGACTTTTTTAA GAGATTTGGGACCAAATGCGCCGCGTGTCAGCAAGGTATTCCGCCGACGCAAGTGGTGAGGAGAGCGCAGGATTTCGTGTACCACCTGCACTGCTTCGCGTGCATCGTGTGCAAAAGGCAGCTCGCGACAGGTGACGAGTATTACTTGATGGAAGACAGCAGACTCGTGTGCAAGGCTGACTACGAAACCGCCaaacagagag AGGCAGACTCAACAGCGAAAAGGCCACGAACGACTATCACCGCCAAACAGCTCGAGACCCTGAAAAACGCTTACAACAACTCTCCAAAACCTGCCCGCCACGTCCGAGAACAGCTATCGTCAGAAACCGGCCTAGATATGCGTGTTGTTCAG GTCTGGTTTCAGAACAGGCGAGCAAAAGAGAAGAGGCTGAAGAAGGATGCAGGCAGACAGAGGTGGGGACAGTACTTCCGCAACATGAAGAGGTCGCGAGGCAGTTCAAAATCAGACAAGGACAGTATCCAGGAGGAGGGCATGGACAGTGACGCTGAGGTCTCCTTTACAG ATGAGCCACCCATGTCGGAGCTCAGCCACTCCAACGGAATCTACAGTGGCCTGAGCGAGTCGTCCCTGGCCATGGGGGGCCGCCAGGAGAGCAGCCACGGCCCCTTCCCCCTAGAGCATGGAGTCCTCCAGTCCCAGGACCAGTACCACAACATCCGCTCCAGCAGCCCCTACGGCCTACCCCAGTCTCCAGGCTCGCTTCAGGCCCTGCCCAGGCACCAGCCCCCCATCTCCAGCCTGGTCTACCCTGACTCCGGCCTGTCCATCATGACCCAAGGCGGGGCCCCCGGGCTGAACCCAGGCATGAGAGGAGTGTTGGGTGGCGCTAACGGCCCCAGCTCGGATCTGTCTACTGGCAGCAGTGGGGGCTACCCAGACTTCCCAGCGAGCCCGGCTTCCTGGTTGGATGAAGTGGACCACGGCCAGTTTTGA